One genomic window of Malaciobacter molluscorum LMG 25693 includes the following:
- a CDS encoding LutC/YkgG family protein, whose translation MTSKEQILASIREDRVVVDTNLPSYDNFGMKFENKFEQYKKMLESVGGNTLCIKKEQLDETIMNLYPDAKIITSNVKDFTKVTFDANAQDDIHTLKDIELCVVEGNFAVAENGAVWVKNSNNRHRGLYFISENIVIVVKKDEIVNNMHEAYERISFNSEDAYGVFISGPSKTADIEQSLVIGAHGPKSGYVIFVD comes from the coding sequence ATGACAAGTAAAGAACAAATATTAGCTTCAATTAGAGAAGATAGAGTAGTTGTAGATACAAACCTTCCATCTTATGATAATTTTGGAATGAAATTTGAAAATAAATTTGAGCAATATAAAAAGATGTTAGAGAGTGTTGGTGGAAATACTCTATGTATAAAAAAAGAACAATTAGATGAAACAATAATGAATCTTTATCCAGATGCAAAAATTATTACTTCAAATGTAAAAGACTTTACAAAAGTAACATTTGATGCAAATGCACAAGATGATATACACACTTTAAAAGATATAGAGTTGTGTGTTGTTGAAGGAAATTTTGCAGTTGCTGAAAATGGTGCAGTATGGGTAAAAAATAGTAATAATAGACATAGAGGATTATATTTTATTTCTGAAAATATTGTAATAGTTGTTAAAAAAGATGAAATTGTAAATAATATGCATGAAGCTTATGAAAGAATAAGTTTTAATAGTGAAGATGCATATGGAGTATTTATAAGTGGACCTTCAAAAACAGCAGATATTGAACAGTCTTTAGTTATTGGTGCTCATGGTCCAAAATCTGGTTATGTTATTTTTGTAGATTAG
- a CDS encoding sensor histidine kinase, giving the protein MKKILILINLLFFSVCYAQTSTKEILLLHSYHKGYKWTDEISSAIEKEFASYNNINLTTVYMDTKRVSNKIYYEKLYELYKEEFKTRKFDVIIASDNSALEFLIEYQKRLFPNIPILFCGINYFDESILEKNGMKKYVSGVLEQVDLEKNFELISKIHPKLKKLIIINDKSRTGLIMKEDLEKIFPKYRKKFKIEYIDDMRMNELKKVVSKTDKNTALLFVLLFKDKTGKFFTYKQSLKQIKSLAHVPIYGLWDFYLNYGVIGGLLTSAQAQGEAVSKMAMKVLNGTDISQIPILKKSPNRYIFDYNELKKFDINIEKYLTNYKIINRPFSFYRKYKILVNITIITMVIFIILIILMKANINRRKKLQRALSNRLEFDKVLLDTIPNAIYYKNVDGKFIGCNLAFADLMQLPKHDIIGKTAFELFPEDIAIKNTQVDEKILKTLETDTSEMALHFSNKEIKYFILNKAVYKNIDGRIGGIVCIMDDITERVQQKQFLIQQSKLAEMGDMVAAIAHQWNEPLVELSAQVQDIQTSYLLNELKDCQVEEFVKDSMIQIQYMSRTLNDFRNFLKPSTKKVIFLIKKALDEINEIIGKQVFYSNIDMHFNYIDGEDLVIYGYENEFKQVLLNLINNAKNKIMENQSEKRGNIIINISKEQEYNIIEIIDDGGEIDEKIISSIFEPYFTTKTDGTGIGLYMAKVIVEDKMHGFIKVKNFEGNVVFTIKVPYKKD; this is encoded by the coding sequence TTGAAAAAAATCTTGATATTAATAAACCTCTTATTTTTTTCTGTTTGTTATGCACAAACATCAACAAAAGAGATTCTTTTACTTCATTCTTACCATAAAGGTTATAAATGGACAGATGAAATTTCATCTGCAATAGAAAAAGAGTTTGCTTCTTATAATAATATAAATCTAACAACAGTCTATATGGATACCAAGAGAGTATCAAATAAAATTTACTATGAAAAACTTTATGAACTTTATAAAGAAGAGTTTAAAACTAGAAAATTTGATGTAATAATAGCAAGTGACAATTCAGCATTAGAGTTTTTAATAGAATATCAAAAAAGGCTTTTTCCTAATATACCTATTTTATTTTGTGGTATAAACTATTTTGATGAATCAATTTTAGAAAAAAATGGTATGAAAAAATATGTTAGTGGAGTATTAGAACAAGTTGATTTAGAAAAGAATTTTGAATTAATTTCTAAAATTCATCCAAAATTAAAAAAATTAATAATTATAAATGATAAGTCAAGAACTGGACTTATTATGAAAGAAGATTTAGAAAAAATATTTCCAAAATATAGAAAAAAATTTAAAATAGAGTATATTGATGATATGAGAATGAATGAACTTAAAAAAGTTGTATCTAAAACAGATAAAAATACAGCTTTATTGTTTGTTCTTTTATTTAAAGATAAAACAGGAAAATTTTTCACTTATAAACAGAGTTTAAAACAGATAAAAAGTTTAGCTCATGTACCTATTTATGGTCTTTGGGATTTTTATTTAAATTATGGAGTGATTGGTGGATTATTAACTTCAGCTCAAGCGCAAGGTGAAGCTGTATCAAAAATGGCGATGAAAGTTTTAAATGGTACTGATATTTCACAAATACCAATATTAAAGAAATCACCAAATAGATATATATTTGATTATAATGAATTAAAAAAGTTTGATATAAATATTGAAAAATATTTAACAAATTACAAAATAATAAATAGACCTTTTTCTTTTTATAGAAAATATAAAATATTAGTTAATATTACAATCATTACAATGGTTATTTTCATAATACTCATAATATTAATGAAAGCTAATATAAATAGAAGAAAAAAACTCCAAAGGGCACTTTCAAATAGATTAGAATTTGATAAAGTTTTACTTGATACTATTCCAAATGCTATATATTATAAAAATGTTGATGGTAAATTTATAGGATGTAATTTAGCCTTTGCAGATTTAATGCAATTACCAAAACATGATATTATTGGAAAAACAGCATTTGAACTTTTTCCTGAAGATATTGCCATAAAAAATACACAAGTAGATGAAAAAATATTAAAAACTTTAGAAACTGATACTTCTGAGATGGCACTTCATTTTAGTAATAAAGAGATTAAATATTTTATTTTGAATAAAGCAGTATATAAAAATATAGATGGACGAATCGGTGGTATTGTTTGTATTATGGATGATATAACAGAAAGAGTACAACAAAAACAGTTTTTAATACAACAAAGTAAATTAGCTGAAATGGGCGATATGGTTGCAGCAATTGCTCACCAATGGAATGAACCTTTAGTTGAATTATCTGCGCAAGTTCAAGATATTCAAACTTCTTATTTGTTAAATGAATTAAAAGATTGTCAAGTAGAAGAGTTTGTTAAAGATTCAATGATTCAAATACAGTATATGTCTAGAACATTAAATGATTTTAGGAACTTCTTAAAACCATCAACTAAAAAAGTTATATTTCTTATAAAAAAAGCACTTGATGAAATAAATGAAATTATAGGAAAACAAGTATTTTATTCAAATATTGATATGCATTTTAATTATATTGATGGTGAAGATTTAGTTATTTATGGATATGAAAATGAATTTAAACAAGTTTTATTAAATCTAATTAACAATGCAAAAAATAAGATTATGGAGAACCAAAGTGAAAAAAGAGGAAATATTATAATAAATATTTCAAAAGAGCAGGAATATAATATTATAGAGATAATTGATGATGGAGGAGAAATAGATGAGAAAATCATCTCATCTATCTTTGAGCCTTATTTTACAACAAAAACTGATGGAACAGGAATAGGGCTTTATATGGCTAAAGTAATAGTCGAAGATAAAATGCACGGTTTTATAAAAGTAAAAAACTTTGAGGGGAATGTTGTTTTTACAATAAAAGTGCCTTATAAAAAGGATTAA
- a CDS encoding response regulator transcription factor, whose product MMKILLLEDNKKLNETIKKRLMLKGYKVDSFIDGSEAYNSLTEGYSCFILDINVPNIDGIKILKKIREFYDEVPIIIISASIELEIIKQSYEFGCNDYLKKPFFIDELEIKVQRLCKIRNDLIYFDENCYFDYKSSVVFLGVEELRLTKKERLLMNLFLTKRNQVLTYDTIQNYVWEGSFASLESIRSLIRRLRKVLSNKYIETVVDTGYIFKTT is encoded by the coding sequence ATGATGAAAATATTACTTTTAGAAGATAATAAAAAATTAAATGAAACAATAAAAAAAAGATTGATGTTAAAAGGATATAAAGTTGACTCTTTTATTGATGGGAGTGAAGCTTATAATAGTTTAACAGAAGGATATAGCTGTTTTATTTTAGATATTAATGTTCCAAATATAGATGGAATAAAAATATTAAAAAAAATTAGAGAGTTTTATGATGAGGTTCCAATTATTATAATTAGTGCTTCAATAGAGCTTGAAATAATTAAACAATCTTATGAATTTGGATGTAATGATTATTTAAAAAAACCTTTTTTTATTGATGAACTTGAAATAAAAGTGCAAAGACTTTGTAAAATTAGAAATGACTTAATCTATTTTGATGAGAATTGTTATTTTGATTATAAAAGTTCTGTTGTATTTTTAGGTGTTGAAGAGTTAAGACTTACGAAAAAAGAGAGATTATTAATGAATCTTTTTTTGACAAAAAGAAATCAAGTTTTAACATATGATACCATACAAAATTATGTATGGGAAGGAAGCTTTGCTTCTTTAGAATCTATAAGAAGTCTTATTAGACGCCTAAGAAAGGTACTTTCAAATAAATATATTGAAACAGTTGTGGACACTGGATATATCTTTAAAACTACATAA
- a CDS encoding TRAP transporter substrate-binding protein, translated as MILKKTTKLLVASALVAGLSTAAFAKDRVYKWKLATTWGSTLSPFIDSPKNMAKLAEEMSNGRLQIRVDAANKHKAPLGILDMVKAGQYEMGHSASYYWKGKDINLLPFTTMPFGMTAPEQYAWFYYGGGMELMQKAYKKHKVLSFPGGNSGNQMGGWFRKEINSVEDLKGLKMRIPGFAGEVLAKLGVTVTNIAPGELYTSLERGTIDALEWVSPSMDVKMGFHKIAPYYYTGWHEPATELQFLVNKRKFEKLPKDLQKILVTAMRVSAYDMYIQNYHMNSEAWANIEKDFPNVKIKTFPKSVINAMKKANEELLVEKAKESPLLKEVLKSQAEYLKKVREWTKMADYKYLEDNL; from the coding sequence ATGATATTAAAAAAGACAACGAAATTGTTAGTTGCTTCAGCTTTAGTTGCGGGACTAAGTACAGCAGCATTTGCAAAAGATAGAGTGTATAAGTGGAAATTGGCAACTACTTGGGGTTCAACTTTATCACCTTTTATTGATTCACCAAAAAATATGGCAAAACTTGCAGAAGAGATGTCAAATGGAAGACTTCAAATTAGAGTTGATGCAGCAAATAAACATAAAGCACCATTAGGTATTTTAGATATGGTTAAAGCAGGGCAATATGAGATGGGTCACTCTGCTTCTTATTATTGGAAAGGTAAAGATATTAATCTTTTACCATTTACAACAATGCCTTTTGGTATGACAGCACCTGAACAATATGCATGGTTCTATTATGGTGGTGGAATGGAATTAATGCAAAAAGCATATAAAAAACATAAAGTATTATCTTTCCCTGGTGGAAACTCTGGTAACCAAATGGGTGGTTGGTTCAGAAAAGAGATTAATTCTGTTGAGGATTTAAAGGGATTAAAAATGAGAATTCCTGGATTTGCTGGAGAAGTTTTAGCAAAACTTGGAGTTACTGTTACTAACATTGCTCCTGGTGAATTATATACTTCACTTGAAAGAGGAACAATTGATGCATTAGAGTGGGTAAGTCCATCAATGGATGTAAAAATGGGATTCCATAAAATTGCACCATATTATTATACAGGATGGCATGAACCAGCGACTGAATTACAATTTTTAGTAAATAAAAGAAAATTTGAAAAATTACCAAAAGATTTACAAAAAATCTTAGTTACTGCAATGAGAGTATCTGCATATGATATGTATATTCAAAATTATCATATGAACTCAGAAGCTTGGGCGAATATTGAAAAAGATTTTCCAAATGTTAAAATAAAAACATTTCCTAAAAGTGTAATTAATGCAATGAAAAAAGCAAATGAAGAGTTATTAGTAGAAAAAGCAAAAGAGAGTCCACTTTTAAAAGAAGTATTAAAATCACAAGCTGAATATTTGAAAAAAGTAAGAGAATGGACAAAAATGGCAGATTATAAATATTTAGAAGATAACTTATAA
- a CDS encoding TRAP transporter small permease subunit → MLLKLERGFDKLADFIGGITGIVLVLMILNVFYDAIMRYLFNSGDIAWQEMEWHLFSVVILLGVSYTLKEDGHVRVDLIYDNLSDKKKAMINMIGVITFIYPISLLIVYGSYDFVHESYAFNEISGDPGGLTHRWIIKSMIPISFILLMVTSIGFFIKNLNTYLGLHNYEDHSFSHQAHEYKEKIEEKSKGNK, encoded by the coding sequence ATGCTATTAAAACTAGAGAGAGGTTTTGATAAACTAGCAGATTTTATAGGTGGAATAACAGGTATCGTTTTAGTCCTTATGATATTAAATGTTTTTTATGATGCAATTATGAGGTATCTTTTTAATAGTGGAGATATTGCTTGGCAAGAGATGGAGTGGCATCTATTTTCTGTAGTAATATTATTAGGAGTATCTTATACTTTAAAAGAAGATGGTCATGTAAGGGTTGATTTGATATATGATAATTTATCAGATAAGAAAAAAGCAATGATAAATATGATAGGAGTTATTACTTTTATTTACCCTATATCTTTATTAATTGTATATGGTTCTTATGATTTTGTACATGAATCTTATGCTTTTAATGAAATCTCAGGTGATCCAGGAGGATTAACACATAGATGGATTATAAAATCAATGATTCCAATATCATTTATTCTTTTGATGGTTACTTCAATTGGTTTTTTTATAAAAAATTTAAATACTTATTTAGGTTTACATAATTATGAAGACCATTCATTTTCTCATCAAGCTCATGAATATAAAGAAAAAATTGAAGAAAAATCAAAAGGAAATAAATAA
- a CDS encoding TRAP transporter large permease gives MIGIIMFFTALFMLLIGFPVAFTFGAVSVVFGIIAGIVEIYRYADPDMSLTSILIDGFSEGMFMFDFMPHRIWSIMNNTILMAVPMFIFMGIILQKTGLAERLLESMGFLFGEVRGGVAISTVLVGTLLAASTGVVGASVVAMGVISLPVMLKYKYNTELATGTICASGTLGQIIPPSIVLIILGDVFQVPVGDLFKAAVWPGLMLVAAYILFILIVSFVKKDMAPAIPADPSRGSKSKQVVKALIDIIPSLTLIILVLGSIFAGVATPTESAAVGCLGALLLSIMYKTFSNSTVKEAALESVKITSMVFAILIGATAFSMVFTYTGGDQLVEHFMMNLPGDEKLGFILFTMLAIFVLGFFIDFVEISYIIVPILVPIATNLDINPVWFAILIAMNLQTSFLTPPFGFSLFYLKGVVPATVRTIQIYKGVLPFIIIQILILALLALYPEIFGIQSTL, from the coding sequence ATGATAGGTATTATAATGTTTTTTACAGCATTATTTATGCTGTTAATTGGATTTCCCGTTGCTTTTACTTTTGGAGCAGTTTCAGTAGTTTTTGGAATAATTGCAGGAATTGTAGAAATATATAGATATGCAGACCCAGATATGAGTTTAACTTCTATTTTAATAGATGGTTTTTCTGAAGGTATGTTTATGTTTGATTTTATGCCACATAGAATATGGTCTATTATGAATAATACAATTTTAATGGCTGTTCCTATGTTTATATTTATGGGGATTATTTTACAAAAAACAGGTCTTGCTGAGAGATTACTTGAATCTATGGGATTTTTATTTGGTGAAGTAAGAGGTGGAGTTGCAATATCAACTGTATTAGTTGGAACACTTTTGGCTGCTTCAACTGGAGTTGTTGGTGCATCAGTTGTTGCAATGGGTGTTATCTCTTTACCTGTTATGCTTAAATATAAATATAATACAGAACTTGCAACAGGAACAATTTGTGCTTCTGGAACATTAGGACAAATAATTCCTCCTTCAATTGTATTAATTATATTAGGAGATGTTTTTCAAGTTCCTGTTGGGGATCTATTTAAAGCAGCAGTATGGCCAGGATTGATGCTAGTTGCAGCATATATTTTATTTATATTAATTGTATCTTTTGTAAAAAAAGATATGGCTCCTGCAATTCCTGCTGATCCATCAAGAGGTTCAAAATCTAAGCAAGTAGTAAAAGCATTAATTGATATTATTCCATCTTTGACTCTAATTATTTTAGTATTAGGTTCAATTTTTGCAGGTGTTGCAACACCTACTGAATCAGCGGCAGTTGGATGTCTAGGAGCACTTTTATTAAGTATTATGTATAAAACTTTTTCAAATTCTACTGTAAAAGAAGCAGCATTAGAATCTGTAAAAATTACATCAATGGTATTTGCTATATTAATTGGTGCAACAGCATTTTCAATGGTATTTACTTATACAGGTGGAGATCAATTAGTTGAACATTTTATGATGAATTTACCAGGGGATGAAAAATTAGGATTTATTTTATTTACAATGTTAGCAATATTTGTACTTGGATTCTTTATTGATTTTGTTGAGATTTCATACATTATTGTTCCAATATTAGTACCAATTGCAACAAATTTAGATATTAATCCTGTTTGGTTTGCTATACTAATAGCAATGAATTTACAAACATCGTTTTTAACTCCACCTTTTGGATTCTCACTATTTTATTTAAAAGGTGTAGTTCCAGCAACTGTTAGAACGATACAAATATATAAAGGTGTATTGCCATTTATTATTATTCAAATCTTAATATTGGCATTACTTGCACTGTATCCAGAAATTTTTGGAATACAATCAACACTATAA